From the genome of Solanum dulcamara chromosome 12, daSolDulc1.2, whole genome shotgun sequence:
AAGCATCCCTCATCACCCCACTAAATTCATTTAACCAATTCGGTTCATTTGGGTGAATTTCAAGGTCTGGAATTTGATACGGAGGAGGATTTACTTGCAGATAACACTCTTCTTCAGTTCCATTCGAGAAGAAGTCTTTTTTCCTTTTGCCGTTGACAGGTAGTAGATCCATTGCGTCTCCATTGCTATGATTGGACGGCTGAGTTGACAAATTAAGCCCAGAACCATTAAGCAGTTTCTTTGAGTTGGAAGGTGGATTGCTCTTTATTGGCGGAGGCGGCCTCTCAAGCTCAAATTCGGTGTTGGGGAGGTTTCTCCATGTACTGAAATCACTAGCTTCCGGTGGGATAGTGAAGTTCACATCCCTACCAGTGAGTTCCTTCCATCTTTTGCGCTCCTCTTCATCAAGAACCATGAGATTGGGGGACGACACAACCTCAATCCCATGAACACACTGAGGATTTGATAGGCCTCTGTAATGCTTCCTTTGCATCCTATGAGATCGAATGAAACCCCTGTCAGCGCTAAATGGAAATGGACGCTCCCCTTGTCGAGAATGCCCATTCATGTAACTCCGTAGCTGCATCTTACCCAATGCATTCTCAGGTCTATCCTTAAATACCCACATGTACATGTTCTCCATATCATGTTGAACCATGAAAACATCAAGCTGGAGATCAGTTTTATCAAAACCAGATATACCATTACTATCCCGGATCATCTTAGCCTTAGATTTCTCACTTAAAACAGGCTTAAAGTAGAAACTAAAGAAAAACCAAGCACCCCAGATGCTATCTACACGTTTTGCACATTTCCTCCCTACTTTAGGCACACTAAGGAAAGTTTCAGTTTCATAGATCTGTGTCCCTAGCCCGACATCAAGAATATCGTTCCACGCCTGAGTAGGCGAGCTACGCTCAGCTGATAACGGCAAATTGATATCAGGGGGACGAGTTATGACAACTTGTCGGTTCATCTCAAGGTCTAATTCATCATGTGAAGAAGAAGCACTAGAATCCATTGACAAAAGGGTTGAAGGATGATGATTCTCCATTGACAGTGTTGTAAGAAGAGTATCTACCATTTCACAAATTTCTCCCTTGAAAATAGGGGCTCTCTAATTCCTAATGCTAGCTCCAATTCTTAAGTACCCAAAGGAactttcttgaaaaaaaatcaatctttACAAAGAACACATCCATCATACTAatcccaacaacaacaacaacattcaCACCACCATTAAATCCCTCTTACTTATTCATCACATAACTACAAACCCTCAAAAACCCAGATAGGAAAACAGCCAAAAATACCATACAAGTCAAAAGAAAAGCTAGATGAAGACTATATTCAACCCTAACCCAAGAATCTCATTAAACCCTCCAAAGACAGGTGAGAGAAACTGAGTAAATCTTGCAAAACCCATAATCTTTATTCCCccaaaattatctttttttttcaaataaacaGAAGTAATATATAATTTGTGTATCTTTTTGAATGTATAGGATTACCAATCTATGAAGCCAAGGCCCAAGAAAAGGACTAAATCAGAAGGGATCTTGGAAGAGTACCTTTTGGGATAAGCTTCAACAACCAAGAACCCACAAACACTAGGACATTCTGTAGAATCAATGGCTCTTACCATCCTCATCCTTCAAAATTTTTTTCTACTCTCAATTTACACAAACACTTAACTTACATGGGAAATgaaaatgaagaacaaaaacaagaaaagtCAAGAAACACAAATATAcagaaggaaaataaaaaggggaCACCAAAACAAATATGTTGTTTGGTGGTCACAAAGTGAAGTAAACAGAAATACCCTGTACTAGATAACACCGTGAATGAATGATAATTCAAGAATCGTCACCGTTTGATCTGGAACAACAACAGTTGTCACCGTTACTGAAAACGGTGACGGTGCttttttggactgattttcgtgggggtgggggtgggcgTGGGCGTGGGGGTAGATGAAAAGAGGATTGATAAGTTATTAATTGGGGGTTGGTGTTTAGTGAGTTGCTTGTACAATTTGAAGTTTTCTACTTCTTTTATAGAATTATTGTTTTCTATTTGGCCAGTTTGGTTCAAATGTGAATATTATTGGTTATTGTGTTtataataggaaaaattatctaaatacacaacttattttattatatttttttaaaaaaattatcatttaaaaaaaattataaaaatttctacTCTCTCCTACTCTGATGTATTGGAAAATTGGATATATCACGTTACGTGATATAAtgatcggatacatcacttacATGATGTATCAGGATGTCGGATACATAACGTGATATATCGATTGGATACATCACtgtacgtgatgtatcaggacgtaCGTGATGTATCCAGAAGTgaccaaaaagaagaaattttggGTAAGTTTTAAAAGAGTAGAGATAGAGTGCAATTGAAAAGAATCACTATGAgatttaggtaaaatttactttataatatgttaaaaatTGATTATCAAATATCGACTTATTAATTATACATTGTTAATAATTTGATTATCAgagaagaattcaagattttaaatttatagatcgttcataaaataaatttatatgcGATAATATCGGACAAAATGAGTATTGAAACTCTCTATATATTTAAAAGAGTAATGCAAGATATTAAAATACACAATATCATTACAATTTTACTAGGCGACTTGTAATGTTTTGAAAACAATCAATGATCGCATTATTAAGTATCTTTTCAAATACTTCATTCCCTATATAACAAACTAAACAATCATTTAAAAATTCGTCATCAATTCTGCTGCACAAGTCATTTTAAATGTACTTCATCGAAGAAAAAGTCTTTTCGTTATTACCATAAAGACagataatattaaattaaattcacaaataaataaagtctctaaataaataaacaagtctCTTTAAGACTTGTGCAAATTTATTTAACTAGTGTCTCTAAAAGATCTCTGaatcttttcaaatttgaaaaattgtTGACCACTTCTCTCACATAGTCAATATAGTTGTCAAGCTCAAAACTAAGATCCTCAAGCATGGAACTCTAAAATCATCCCTATAATATGTAGCAAGTTTCATAAATTTGTCTTAGAGCataatttttatctattttagaAATCACAATACCATGCTTGACACAAAatgaaaaaacatttttttatcaaataatttCATTTAGAATCTCTCATAGATTGTAATTACTTCTTCGTGAAATCAACAAGGTTCATAACACTTACAATGTCTTGATCCTTTTTTTGCAAAGCCATATTCAAATTATGTGTAATTGTCAACACTTTCAACATCAAATGCAATGTATACAACCTCATAAGATCTTATGTCATCTACTAATTTTTTTGTCAATGATCTCGTTACATAATTTGAGCCCTTCTTAACAAGAACTTCAAGTACATGCTTGAAAAGATTAAACTAATAAAGTTACACTGTCTTAAACTGAGAATCCCAATAAGTATCCCTTAT
Proteins encoded in this window:
- the LOC129875988 gene encoding uncharacterized protein LOC129875988 is translated as MVDTLLTTLSMENHHPSTLLSMDSSASSSHDELDLEMNRQVVITRPPDINLPLSAERSSPTQAWNDILDVGLGTQIYETETFLSVPKVGRKCAKRVDSIWGAWFFFSFYFKPVLSEKSKAKMIRDSNGISGFDKTDLQLDVFMVQHDMENMYMWVFKDRPENALGKMQLRSYMNGHSRQGERPFPFSADRGFIRSHRMQRKHYRGLSNPQCVHGIEVVSSPNLMVLDEEERKRWKELTGRDVNFTIPPEASDFSTWRNLPNTEFELERPPPPIKSNPPSNSKKLLNGSGLNLSTQPSNHSNGDAMDLLPVNGKRKKDFFSNGTEEECYLQVNPPPYQIPDLEIHPNEPNWLNEFSGVMRDAYGPVTAAKSIYEDEEGYLIVISLPFVDLQRVKVSWRNTPTHGIIKMSCLSTSRIPFIKRQNRTFKLQVSSSEHCLPGEFIREIPLPARIPEDAKLEAYYDESGTVLEILVPKVREGTEEEHEVRVCLRPHLVGNDLMLT